Proteins found in one Crassostrea angulata isolate pt1a10 chromosome 3, ASM2561291v2, whole genome shotgun sequence genomic segment:
- the LOC128178403 gene encoding uncharacterized protein LOC128178403, protein MTRLLVFICFIGLASCCQRKGEIITCAELPPPTRLEGAKILIVARVSEKTIDLRQKNKLLVQHTDLNCDRIQAKASTKVFLGDKMCSFDSKESRSRENVHHNAHSRNDGHCLNQDHLEYETFFQTPLG, encoded by the exons ATGACAAGACTTCTAGTATTCATATGTTTCATAGGCTTAGCTAGCTGCTGTCAGAGGAAAGGGGAAATTATAACATGTGCGGAACTCCCACCACCAACCAGGCTTGAAGGGGCGAAGATTTTGATCGTAGCCCGTGTGTCGGAGAAGACCATCGACCTTCGTCAAAAAAACAAGCTCCTGGTACAGCATACAGATCTAAACTGCGACAGAATCCAGGCAAAAGCCAGCACCAAGGTCTTTCTAGGGGACAAGATGTGCTCATTT gACTCCAAAGAATCAAGGTCACGAGAAAATGTCCACCACAACGCTCATAGTAGAAACGACGGCCATTGCTTAAACCAAGATCATTTAGAATATGAAACGTTTTTCCAGACACCCCTTGGATAA